One window of the Candidatus Methanomethylicota archaeon genome contains the following:
- a CDS encoding ABC transporter ATP-binding protein: MEILRVERLKTYYESVRGTVKAVDDVSFNLHKGETIGLVGESGCGKSTLGLSIMRLIKPPGRIVEGRIVYDGKIDLTKIDYEELRKIRWKEIAMVFQGAMNVLNPVHKIVDQMVEAIIFHENTTKSEAVERAAKMLQLVGVPIDRMKRYPFELSGGMRQRVVIAMALLCNPKIVIADEPTTALDVVTQRNILNLLVELKRKLGLSIIFITHDISILPSISDRIMVMYAGEIVEIGDLREVMNNPLHPYTRGLLNSILLPLEPPKPFSFLPGEPPDLINPPSGCKFHPRCPYAFGKCSLERPQLHEEKPGHAVACHLYR; this comes from the coding sequence TTTCCTTCAATTTGCATAAGGGGGAAACTATTGGTCTTGTGGGTGAAAGTGGATGTGGGAAATCGACATTAGGTCTTTCAATAATGAGATTGATTAAACCACCTGGAAGGATAGTTGAGGGTAGAATAGTTTACGATGGTAAAATTGATTTAACGAAAATCGACTATGAGGAGCTTAGGAAGATACGTTGGAAAGAGATAGCAATGGTATTTCAGGGGGCTATGAATGTTCTAAATCCAGTTCATAAGATTGTGGATCAAATGGTGGAAGCCATAATTTTCCATGAGAATACAACTAAATCTGAAGCTGTGGAGAGGGCTGCTAAAATGCTTCAACTTGTTGGTGTACCTATTGATCGTATGAAACGATACCCCTTCGAGTTGAGTGGGGGGATGAGGCAAAGGGTTGTAATAGCAATGGCTTTACTATGTAATCCAAAAATAGTTATAGCAGATGAACCTACAACAGCTCTTGATGTGGTGACTCAAAGGAATATCCTCAACTTATTAGTGGAATTGAAAAGGAAGCTTGGTTTATCCATCATTTTCATAACGCACGATATTTCAATACTTCCATCTATAAGTGATAGGATTATGGTTATGTATGCTGGGGAAATTGTGGAGATTGGTGATTTACGTGAAGTCATGAACAACCCCCTACACCCCTATACTCGTGGATTACTGAACTCCATACTTCTACCGTTAGAACCTCCTAAACCATTTAGCTTCCTTCCAGGTGAACCTCCAGACCTCATAAATCCCCCCTCAGGATGTAAGTTTCATCCTAGGTGTCCATATGCGTTTGGGAAGTGTAGTTTGGAGAGACCTCAACTCCATGAAGAGAAACCGGGACATGCCGTAGCATGCCACCTATACAGGTGA
- a CDS encoding ABC transporter ATP-binding protein, with amino-acid sequence METLVEVNHLKKYFPFRKGLFSKGYVKAVDDVSFHIRKNEIFCLAGESGCGKTTTGRVVLRLIPPTSGTILFEGKDIMKLNKSELKAFRRNAQIIFQDPYESLNPRERVVDAVTKPLEVHGLIRNRRDKLEQASQLLESVGLTPCEQFLDKYPHQLSGGQRQRVAIARAISLKPKFIVADEPVSMLDLSIRGVILKLLMELKSKMGLTYLFITHDLGVAWHISDRIAIMYLGEIVESGSTNDVLSNPLHPYTQLLISSVPNPEKPIIAEGGVKSAVQLEVPSAANPPPGCKFHPRCPYAFGKCSLERPQLHEEKPGHAVACHLYR; translated from the coding sequence ATGGAAACGTTGGTGGAAGTTAATCATTTAAAGAAATATTTCCCATTTAGAAAGGGATTATTTTCTAAGGGTTATGTGAAAGCAGTGGATGATGTGTCCTTCCATATTAGGAAGAATGAAATCTTTTGTCTTGCGGGGGAAAGTGGGTGTGGGAAAACCACAACGGGAAGGGTGGTCTTAAGGCTAATTCCACCAACTTCTGGCACTATACTTTTCGAGGGGAAAGACATTATGAAGCTGAATAAGAGTGAGCTCAAGGCATTTAGGAGGAATGCCCAAATAATATTTCAAGATCCATATGAATCCCTAAATCCAAGGGAAAGGGTTGTGGATGCAGTGACTAAACCCCTTGAAGTTCATGGGCTCATTAGGAATCGTAGGGATAAGCTGGAGCAAGCCAGTCAATTGTTGGAGAGTGTTGGTTTAACGCCATGTGAACAATTCCTAGATAAATATCCACATCAGCTGAGTGGAGGTCAGAGACAAAGAGTTGCCATAGCGAGGGCAATATCCCTAAAACCAAAATTCATAGTGGCAGATGAACCAGTCTCTATGCTAGACCTCTCAATAAGAGGGGTTATACTTAAACTTTTAATGGAGTTGAAAAGCAAGATGGGGTTAACATATCTCTTTATAACGCATGACCTTGGGGTGGCATGGCACATATCTGACAGGATAGCAATAATGTATTTAGGTGAAATAGTGGAATCTGGATCTACAAATGATGTATTATCAAATCCCCTTCACCCATACACACAACTACTAATATCCTCAGTACCCAATCCGGAAAAACCCATAATAGCAGAGGGGGGAGTTAAATCTGCAGTGCAATTAGAGGTTCCAAGCGCCGCCAATCCTCCACCAGGATGTAAGTTTCATCCTAGGTGTCCATATGCGTTTGGGAAGTGTAGTTTGGAGAGACCTCAACTCCATGAAGAGAAACCGGGACATGCCGTAGCATGCCACCTATACAGGTGA